A section of the Gloeobacter violaceus PCC 7421 genome encodes:
- a CDS encoding polysaccharide biosynthesis/export family protein, translating into MVKRFAAALLAGVLGGACLAPGAVASTLSAFDRISVIVTNGEEFSSQRGGRGDEGYLVGADGNIFIYRLGSIAAAGREEVELQQEITERLREYFKVPEVTVRLIGVSPINVDVAGAVYRPGLITVKANGDTPSGASSRTVFNAIQSAGGVRPDADLSRIRLERAGQSLVLPPGQDAPVIYGDRVIIDRLAAGQAPVLHVATQLTPAEITVYVSGTDARENQGPVKVKPGTTLSGALTAAGISGESYLREGRKVALIRRDPVEGKREVTSYDIAGVMGGESDPPLWDGDAIAITAGPSQNTMGFLDMLSPLLNPLGFMLRAFIR; encoded by the coding sequence ATGGTCAAACGCTTTGCTGCCGCTCTGCTCGCCGGTGTGCTGGGCGGCGCCTGCCTGGCTCCCGGAGCCGTCGCAAGCACCCTCAGCGCCTTCGACCGGATCTCGGTGATCGTCACCAACGGCGAAGAATTCAGTTCCCAAAGAGGCGGCCGCGGCGATGAAGGCTACCTGGTCGGCGCCGACGGCAACATCTTTATCTACCGCCTGGGCAGCATTGCAGCTGCTGGCCGCGAGGAGGTCGAACTGCAACAGGAGATCACCGAGCGCCTGCGCGAGTACTTCAAGGTGCCCGAGGTGACCGTGCGCCTGATTGGTGTCAGCCCAATCAACGTCGATGTCGCCGGAGCCGTCTACCGGCCGGGGCTGATTACCGTCAAAGCCAACGGCGACACCCCGAGCGGCGCTTCCTCGCGGACGGTCTTCAACGCCATCCAGAGCGCGGGCGGCGTGCGGCCGGACGCGGACCTGTCGCGCATCCGCCTGGAGCGCGCGGGCCAGTCGCTGGTCCTGCCCCCCGGGCAGGACGCCCCGGTGATCTACGGCGACCGCGTCATTATCGATCGGCTCGCCGCCGGTCAGGCGCCGGTCCTGCACGTCGCCACCCAACTGACCCCGGCAGAAATTACCGTCTACGTCTCCGGCACCGACGCGCGCGAAAACCAGGGACCGGTGAAGGTCAAACCCGGCACGACCCTATCGGGGGCGCTGACCGCTGCCGGCATCTCAGGAGAATCCTACCTGCGCGAGGGCCGCAAAGTGGCGCTCATCCGCCGCGACCCGGTCGAAGGCAAGCGCGAGGTGACCTCCTACGACATTGCCGGAGTGATGGGCGGTGAGAGCGACCCGCCCTTGTGGGACGGCGACGCGATTGCGATCACCGCCGGTCCTTCCCAGAACACGATGGGCTTTTTGGACATGCTCAGCCCCCTGCTCAATCCTTTGGGATTCATGCTTCGCGCCTTTATCCGCTGA
- a CDS encoding O-antigen ligase family protein has product MNQAVSTAIRRRPWQEIKLPGLGISWSMLSAAERLVMLYIALLPAWWVSGLYRYMPALTLAGVLYVTIRREGRWPFGRPSPAVVALLAFAGYLLLFPALGGTLAPGFILQTVLFYVMPALLLWCVQGSGVKVRFPVAAWALSVSVLQMVLIWLVFHFVLGEPSFTPPRTLLATLNDKPTDYDFHDYGEGSGKANYLYFYSAGDRAFAGLTRYMFFFLTPEIFGLVAGYLVLVALDLKNRLWSLALLGGSLFLLLLSGSRAVLLAMPLVLLLRYAVSLGKERGPALLCILVAALGFTCLAVPPVTNFLVDTTVGTVEAANDFRAGSTRVRMLIYERTLDRIPDELWTGHTEPGEPVFSSFSLGRVGSHSFILGNLLYRSGVLGTALFVLFWSALCWWFFRTRRGRPLSSFGLLLLLVLLSPLMVFGSELVGMLILLAATVYTPSTSSPGGTRRG; this is encoded by the coding sequence ATGAACCAGGCCGTCTCCACCGCCATCCGCCGCCGGCCCTGGCAGGAGATCAAACTGCCGGGTCTGGGGATCAGCTGGTCGATGCTCTCTGCCGCCGAGCGGCTGGTGATGCTCTATATCGCCCTGCTGCCGGCCTGGTGGGTGAGCGGTCTGTACCGCTATATGCCCGCTTTGACCCTGGCGGGGGTGCTGTATGTCACCATTCGCCGGGAGGGCCGCTGGCCCTTTGGGCGTCCGAGTCCGGCGGTGGTGGCCCTGCTGGCCTTCGCCGGTTATCTGTTGCTCTTTCCCGCCCTGGGCGGCACCCTCGCGCCTGGTTTCATTCTGCAGACGGTACTGTTTTATGTGATGCCGGCTCTGCTGCTCTGGTGCGTCCAGGGCAGCGGCGTCAAAGTCCGCTTCCCGGTGGCTGCCTGGGCACTTTCGGTGAGCGTCCTGCAGATGGTCTTGATCTGGTTGGTCTTTCACTTTGTCCTGGGGGAGCCCAGCTTTACCCCGCCGCGCACGCTGCTTGCCACCCTCAACGACAAACCCACCGACTACGACTTTCACGATTACGGCGAGGGCAGCGGCAAGGCGAACTACCTGTACTTCTACAGCGCCGGGGATCGGGCCTTCGCCGGGTTGACCCGCTACATGTTCTTCTTTTTGACCCCGGAAATCTTTGGGCTGGTGGCGGGGTATCTGGTGCTGGTCGCCCTGGATCTGAAAAATCGCCTCTGGTCGCTGGCGCTTTTGGGCGGCAGTTTGTTCCTGCTGCTGCTCAGCGGCTCGCGGGCGGTGCTGCTGGCGATGCCGCTGGTGCTGCTGTTGCGCTACGCGGTTTCACTGGGTAAAGAGCGCGGCCCGGCACTTTTGTGCATACTGGTGGCAGCGCTGGGCTTTACCTGCCTGGCGGTGCCGCCGGTGACCAATTTTCTAGTCGACACGACCGTCGGCACCGTCGAAGCGGCCAACGACTTTCGGGCCGGTTCGACCCGCGTGCGCATGCTCATCTACGAGCGTACCCTCGATCGTATCCCCGATGAGCTGTGGACCGGCCACACCGAGCCGGGCGAGCCGGTGTTTTCCTCCTTCAGCCTGGGCCGGGTGGGCAGCCATAGTTTTATTTTGGGCAATCTGCTCTACCGCTCCGGGGTACTGGGCACGGCCCTGTTTGTCCTCTTCTGGTCGGCGCTGTGCTGGTGGTTTTTTCGCACCCGCCGCGGACGGCCGCTTTCGAGCTTCGGGCTGTTGCTGCTGCTGGTATTGCTCTCGCCGCTGATGGTCTTCGGCTCCGAGCTGGTGGGCATGCTCATTTTGCTTGCAGCTACGGTCTACACACCTTCCACTTCTTCCCCAGGAGGAACCCGCCGTGGATAA
- a CDS encoding glycosyltransferase family 2 protein — protein sequence MTIFRQARFPVVHRPPSSGGEPLVSVLICNYNYGRFVGEAIDSVLEQTYRNIELIVVDDGSTDDSRQVIGAYSGRLRAVFQQNGGQGAAFNSGLAEARGEIVCFLDADDYFHREKVARVVRAFAEHPEWVQLAHNWISVDIDGRPMGRNPVRRFTRGDIRTLLLRWGRYGWGITSGLSYRRVVLEQVLPIPKRPRAADTYLTATVPFYGQVGGIADQLMYYRVHGKNRRARSDNLPYLLQQREDTCVCINTAARDSGLAERFDIRCDGDYRGFKALESGGGSWSDAFGICWLSLQEFAALRRKPAEALARLAQRLGCVLLPPEQSRGLLRLGLQGYVRSRLFGAQASSGKSS from the coding sequence ATGACGATATTTAGGCAAGCGCGCTTTCCGGTAGTCCATCGGCCACCTTCCAGTGGCGGCGAACCGCTGGTCAGCGTGCTCATCTGCAATTACAACTACGGCCGCTTCGTCGGTGAAGCGATCGACAGCGTCCTGGAGCAGACCTATCGCAACATCGAACTCATCGTGGTAGACGATGGTTCCACCGACGACTCCCGCCAAGTCATCGGTGCGTACAGCGGCAGGCTGAGGGCCGTCTTTCAGCAAAACGGCGGCCAAGGCGCAGCCTTCAACAGCGGACTGGCCGAGGCCCGCGGCGAGATTGTCTGCTTTTTGGACGCGGACGATTACTTTCACCGCGAAAAAGTTGCCCGGGTCGTGCGGGCTTTTGCCGAGCACCCCGAATGGGTGCAGCTTGCCCACAACTGGATTTCCGTCGACATCGACGGCCGGCCGATGGGCCGCAACCCGGTGCGGCGCTTCACCCGCGGCGATATCCGCACGCTGCTGTTGCGCTGGGGCCGCTACGGTTGGGGGATCACCTCCGGACTGAGCTATCGGCGGGTGGTGCTCGAACAGGTGCTGCCCATCCCCAAGCGTCCGCGCGCCGCGGATACCTATCTGACGGCGACGGTGCCTTTTTATGGCCAGGTGGGCGGGATCGCCGACCAGCTGATGTACTACCGGGTGCACGGCAAGAACCGGCGCGCCCGCAGCGACAACCTGCCCTACCTGCTCCAGCAGCGCGAGGACACCTGCGTCTGCATCAACACCGCTGCCCGCGACTCGGGATTGGCGGAGCGCTTCGACATCCGCTGCGACGGAGATTATCGGGGCTTCAAGGCCCTCGAAAGCGGCGGCGGCTCCTGGAGCGATGCCTTCGGAATTTGCTGGTTGTCGCTGCAGGAATTTGCCGCACTGCGGCGCAAGCCGGCCGAAGCACTCGCCAGACTCGCCCAGCGCCTCGGTTGTGTGCTGTTGCCGCCCGAGCAGTCCCGGGGGCTGTTGCGCCTCGGGTTGCAGGGCTATGTGCGCTCGCGGCTGTTCGGTGCGCAGGCGTCTTCGGGAAAAAGCTCCTGA
- a CDS encoding glycosyltransferase family 4 protein yields MDKPSALPRKLLILPGYCDSLGGTMVTLEAILTGFRAVRAEGQLCVLVRAGSFMEQYLQERGHTCVVALPSADQPRFWLDALGWAMAQPSDHPLLLEHWVDRRMLPLLASVALRLRLSGRLVLHSCHDLALSFQPLGFWARRLTFALLAPRVICNSLYTAKHVRALMPRIEGILHPPIDTERFSCRPVPVVPPELLPILRPGVRLMLTPSRISSAGRMNDKNLRALPRVLASLKAADRHYHGVVVGDDLSPGKVQTQLLIEQAAHEGVGDRFTVLPRTTAIERYFQCADVVVTLAPREPFGRTVAEAVACGVPVVGSNSGGIQEILHHFAPEWTADPADPAQVARTILTVASDPATPERLARGRRWVEQNCSAVHYARRLLALTNLAAGEDRPVPSLTRR; encoded by the coding sequence GTGGATAAACCCTCGGCCCTACCACGCAAATTGTTGATCCTGCCTGGTTATTGCGATTCGCTCGGCGGCACGATGGTGACGCTGGAGGCAATCTTGACGGGATTTCGAGCGGTCCGCGCCGAAGGACAGCTCTGTGTGCTGGTCCGCGCCGGCTCGTTTATGGAGCAGTACCTTCAGGAACGGGGGCACACCTGCGTGGTGGCCCTGCCCTCGGCGGACCAACCGCGCTTCTGGCTCGACGCCCTTGGGTGGGCGATGGCCCAGCCCAGCGATCACCCGCTGCTGTTGGAGCACTGGGTGGATCGGCGCATGCTGCCCTTGCTCGCCTCGGTGGCTTTGCGCCTGCGCTTGAGCGGCAGGCTGGTGCTGCACTCCTGCCACGATCTGGCCCTTTCTTTTCAGCCGTTGGGTTTCTGGGCGCGCCGACTGACCTTCGCGTTGCTCGCCCCCCGGGTGATCTGCAACTCGCTCTATACCGCCAAGCACGTGCGGGCGCTCATGCCTCGGATCGAAGGAATTTTGCACCCGCCTATCGACACCGAGCGCTTCAGCTGCCGGCCTGTCCCGGTTGTACCGCCGGAACTGCTGCCTATCCTCCGCCCGGGGGTGCGGTTGATGCTTACCCCTTCGCGCATCAGCTCCGCAGGCCGGATGAACGACAAGAACCTGCGCGCCCTGCCGCGGGTGCTGGCCAGCCTCAAAGCCGCCGACCGACACTACCACGGGGTGGTGGTCGGCGACGATTTGTCCCCCGGCAAGGTGCAGACGCAACTGCTCATCGAGCAGGCCGCCCACGAGGGGGTCGGCGATCGCTTTACGGTGCTGCCGCGCACCACCGCCATCGAGCGGTACTTCCAGTGCGCCGATGTCGTGGTCACCCTCGCCCCGCGCGAGCCGTTCGGGCGGACGGTGGCGGAGGCGGTGGCCTGCGGGGTGCCCGTCGTGGGCAGCAACAGCGGCGGTATCCAGGAAATTCTTCACCACTTCGCCCCCGAGTGGACGGCGGATCCCGCCGATCCCGCCCAGGTCGCCCGGACCATTCTCACCGTGGCGAGCGACCCCGCCACCCCCGAGCGGCTGGCCCGCGGTCGGCGATGGGTAGAACAAAACTGCAGCGCCGTCCACTACGCCCGCCGTCTGTTGGCCCTTACGAATCTGGCCGCCGGCGAGGACCGTCCCGTCCCGTCGCTCACCCGCCGCTGA
- a CDS encoding PAS domain-containing protein — protein sequence MNDVQPGDWRTRYLLECIPQISWMARADGCFECGNGRCLEFTGLNLEQLRGSGWRSVVHPEDLGRWMVHWQAAVRVGEPYRLDYRLRRRDGVYRWHLLLARPVYDGDGLVIRWFGTCTDIHRYKLLELSVHEREIGPGLSDDPA from the coding sequence ATGAACGATGTGCAACCCGGCGATTGGCGCACCCGCTATCTGCTTGAATGCATTCCGCAAATCAGTTGGATGGCGCGTGCGGACGGCTGCTTCGAGTGCGGCAACGGCCGCTGCTTGGAGTTTACCGGTCTGAACCTGGAACAACTGCGGGGCTCGGGCTGGCGCTCGGTGGTGCACCCGGAGGATCTGGGCCGATGGATGGTGCATTGGCAAGCCGCGGTGCGGGTCGGCGAACCTTACCGGTTGGACTACCGCCTGAGGCGCCGCGACGGTGTTTACCGCTGGCATCTGCTGCTGGCTCGACCGGTCTACGACGGCGACGGCCTGGTGATCCGCTGGTTCGGCACCTGCACCGATATTCACCGCTACAAACTTCTCGAATTGTCGGTGCACGAGCGCGAAATTGGGCCTGGGCTTTCTGACGACCCTGCCTGA
- the pssD gene encoding PssD/Cps14F family polysaccharide biosynthesis glycosyltransferase, with protein MKILLVCNPGGHFATMQSLRKFWSAHQREWVTYERFDTLQLQEKEQVHWVIKQEAREVWRAFANFGKALAILRRSRPELIVSTGAGLAVPFVLAGKLLGIKTVFIESISRAEDLSLSGKLIYNLVDELYVQWPECTVRYPRARYMGVAI; from the coding sequence GTGAAGATACTGCTGGTCTGCAATCCGGGTGGGCATTTTGCGACGATGCAGTCGTTGCGCAAGTTCTGGTCGGCCCACCAACGCGAGTGGGTCACCTACGAGCGCTTCGATACCCTGCAGTTGCAGGAAAAAGAACAGGTGCACTGGGTGATCAAGCAGGAGGCTCGCGAAGTCTGGCGGGCCTTCGCCAATTTTGGCAAGGCCCTGGCCATCCTGCGCCGGAGTCGGCCGGAGCTGATCGTCTCCACCGGTGCCGGTCTGGCGGTGCCCTTCGTGTTGGCGGGCAAGCTGCTTGGGATCAAGACCGTCTTTATCGAGAGCATCTCCCGCGCGGAGGATCTGAGCCTGAGCGGCAAACTCATCTACAACCTCGTCGATGAATTGTACGTGCAGTGGCCCGAGTGCACTGTGCGCTACCCGCGCGCCCGTTACATGGGAGTAGCAATATGA
- a CDS encoding UDP-glucose dehydrogenase family protein — protein MKVGVIGTGYVGLVTGACLATIGHHVVCMDNNTAKVEGLRQGVMPIYEPGLDALVAAAVATGQLQFTTEMAETVRPSDVVFITVGTPSRADGSPDLSAVRAVARAIGAHLDGRFRVVVNKSTVPVGSGNWVRMLVEDGANLAAATAGSSHYTGNGLAVLSPGEPPNFSVASNPEFLREGSAVWDTFNPDRIVIGAEDVKAIAVMRKLYAYWLAPEQADREPVPMVVTDLASAEMIKYAANAFLATKISFINEIANICERVGADVTRIAEAIGLDKRIGRSFLNAGAGWGGSCFPKDVSALVSTAAEYGHDCELLKATLSVNEHQRQLVIEKLQRELRILKGRTVALWGLAFKPHTDDIRCAPALAVAEHLLNLGCRVVAHDPVVTAAQVQGQLPDLQVAGSALEAVQGADALLVMTEWPEYTRVNLGVVAAGLRQPVVIDARNCLDPQQVVQAGMRYSGVGR, from the coding sequence ATGAAAGTAGGGGTTATCGGCACCGGTTACGTCGGCCTGGTCACAGGCGCCTGCCTGGCCACCATCGGCCATCATGTCGTGTGCATGGACAACAACACCGCCAAAGTCGAAGGCTTGCGCCAGGGCGTCATGCCCATCTACGAACCCGGGCTCGACGCGTTGGTCGCCGCCGCCGTCGCTACGGGGCAGCTGCAGTTCACCACCGAGATGGCCGAGACCGTTCGCCCGAGCGATGTGGTCTTCATCACCGTCGGTACCCCCTCCAGGGCGGACGGCTCACCGGATCTTTCTGCCGTGCGCGCCGTGGCCCGCGCGATCGGCGCCCACCTCGACGGACGCTTTCGGGTGGTGGTGAATAAATCGACCGTGCCGGTGGGCTCCGGTAACTGGGTGCGCATGCTGGTCGAAGACGGCGCGAACCTCGCCGCCGCCACCGCCGGAAGCAGCCACTACACGGGTAACGGTCTGGCGGTGCTCTCGCCTGGGGAGCCGCCGAACTTCAGTGTGGCGAGCAACCCGGAATTTTTGCGTGAAGGCAGTGCCGTCTGGGACACCTTCAACCCCGACCGCATCGTCATCGGTGCGGAAGATGTCAAAGCGATCGCCGTCATGCGCAAGCTCTACGCTTACTGGCTTGCCCCCGAGCAAGCCGATCGCGAGCCGGTGCCGATGGTGGTGACGGACTTGGCCTCCGCCGAGATGATCAAGTACGCCGCCAACGCCTTTCTGGCCACCAAAATCAGCTTCATCAACGAAATCGCCAACATCTGCGAACGGGTCGGTGCCGATGTCACCCGCATTGCTGAAGCGATCGGACTCGACAAGCGCATCGGCCGCTCGTTTCTGAACGCCGGGGCGGGCTGGGGCGGTTCGTGCTTTCCAAAAGACGTCTCGGCCCTGGTCTCGACGGCGGCTGAGTATGGCCACGACTGCGAGTTGCTGAAGGCGACCTTGTCGGTCAACGAGCACCAGCGCCAACTGGTGATCGAGAAATTGCAGCGGGAGCTGCGCATTCTCAAGGGTCGGACGGTGGCGCTGTGGGGATTGGCCTTCAAACCGCACACCGACGACATCCGTTGCGCGCCGGCGTTGGCGGTGGCGGAGCATCTATTGAATCTCGGTTGCCGGGTGGTGGCCCACGACCCGGTGGTGACGGCGGCCCAGGTGCAAGGTCAACTGCCGGACTTGCAAGTGGCGGGTAGTGCTCTGGAGGCTGTCCAGGGGGCCGATGCGCTGTTGGTGATGACCGAGTGGCCCGAGTATACGCGGGTGAATCTGGGGGTGGTGGCGGCGGGACTGCGCCAGCCGGTAGTCATCGACGCGCGCAACTGCCTCGACCCGCAGCAGGTGGTACAGGCGGGTATGCGTTACTCGGGCGTCGGTCGCTAG
- a CDS encoding glycosyltransferase, with the protein MILVTLGTQFFPFDRLVRWIDELLAQGVIDEPVLLQHGETTPTRPMHPLVTAIYSLEIGEMQEAVRRSSLVVSHAGQGSARMLARLGARFVLLPRLKRHGEHIDDHQLLFAQAVARLGVPHCTSRTELARYILQPPAPFEGELFKAPSLADHLVLRFG; encoded by the coding sequence ATGATTCTGGTGACGCTGGGGACGCAGTTTTTTCCGTTCGATCGCTTGGTGCGCTGGATCGATGAACTGTTGGCGCAGGGGGTGATCGACGAACCGGTACTGCTGCAGCACGGAGAGACCACCCCCACTCGGCCCATGCATCCGCTGGTGACGGCGATCTATTCGCTCGAAATCGGCGAGATGCAGGAGGCGGTGCGCCGTTCTTCGCTGGTGGTCTCCCACGCCGGGCAAGGTTCCGCCCGCATGCTGGCCCGCCTCGGGGCGCGCTTTGTCCTGCTGCCGCGGCTGAAGCGCCACGGCGAGCACATCGACGATCACCAGTTGCTCTTTGCCCAGGCCGTCGCCCGCCTCGGTGTGCCCCACTGCACCAGCCGCACCGAACTGGCGCGCTATATCCTGCAGCCGCCCGCCCCCTTCGAAGGCGAATTGTTCAAAGCCCCTTCGCTGGCCGACCACCTGGTGCTGCGCTTCGGCTAG
- a CDS encoding GumC family protein, translating to MHVIQVLKRHWRPLLVLNGLVLAATIGVACYYPRTWTATTRIILPSTNKNAEISLGALGEVRETGTSFSSEVNALKVQSAILTSSEVLSKAWQADPQREKYPQLGSYEKLFKAVPQSQTTILAVEAKGNAPEVAEARADLVVRSYVARLEELRNAYAASRDTLSQKELDRARRELTRAEAALARFKRSTGLVNTDQQTGGLVGVISSLTTSQAQAVAEGTADKARAQMLTARLGMDAPQAMRALRLGESKEYQAMRLKLSSLDTALAEARGLYTEKHARVQSLLVQREELQRSLRELLAKVVPASRTERALDDSLAGGGNRDSRIDLILSLLEAERAAEARSRQSAQLGRTIEQATERLSAISTRQATLLDLQRRYELAEAAYKAIVAQMQQARLSAFNAFPDIEVLDKAYSNPKEANPRTLLIALGGLVAAVFGSLGLILRKEAINPLLGPKDLQSVELPVLARLPRTKGLLPSGDPPRLESRQLASTVSLMDLPNRRLMITSSTAGEGKTTLTLGLANALAEMGFRVLLVDADFRQASLSRLLGHGPQVEGTQAEPVSVIADLDLVPALAIEDTSTAFFVQGGFERYLDDVQTDGYDYVLVDSPPISLTSEAALMIPAVRNVLFVVRPGVSGRDAVSESLDRLVRHNARLVGLVVNDVTTRQEGYRYSYGRYGRQSLEVAP from the coding sequence ATGCACGTAATTCAGGTTCTCAAGCGGCACTGGCGGCCGTTGCTGGTGCTCAATGGCCTGGTGCTGGCAGCCACGATCGGGGTGGCCTGCTACTACCCGCGCACCTGGACGGCCACCACCCGGATCATCCTCCCCAGTACCAACAAAAATGCGGAAATCAGCCTCGGGGCTTTGGGCGAAGTGCGCGAGACCGGCACGTCGTTTTCGAGTGAAGTGAACGCCCTCAAGGTGCAATCGGCAATTCTGACCAGCAGCGAGGTACTCTCCAAAGCCTGGCAGGCCGACCCGCAGCGCGAGAAATATCCGCAACTGGGTAGCTATGAGAAGTTGTTCAAGGCCGTTCCCCAAAGCCAGACGACGATCCTGGCGGTGGAAGCCAAAGGCAATGCGCCCGAGGTTGCCGAGGCGCGGGCGGACCTGGTGGTACGCTCCTACGTGGCCCGGCTGGAGGAGTTGCGCAATGCCTACGCAGCTTCGCGCGACACACTGTCGCAAAAAGAACTCGATCGCGCCCGCCGCGAACTGACCCGGGCGGAAGCTGCCCTGGCCCGCTTCAAGCGTTCGACCGGACTGGTCAATACCGATCAGCAGACCGGCGGGTTGGTGGGGGTGATCAGTTCTCTGACCACCAGCCAAGCCCAGGCCGTCGCCGAGGGCACCGCCGATAAAGCGCGCGCCCAGATGCTCACCGCCCGCCTGGGCATGGATGCCCCCCAGGCGATGCGCGCCCTGCGCCTGGGGGAGAGCAAAGAGTACCAGGCGATGCGCCTGAAACTCAGCTCCCTCGATACGGCCCTGGCGGAGGCCAGGGGGCTCTACACCGAAAAACACGCCCGGGTGCAGTCGCTGCTGGTGCAGCGCGAGGAACTGCAACGCTCGCTGCGCGAGCTGTTGGCGAAGGTTGTTCCGGCAAGCCGCACCGAGCGTGCCCTGGACGATTCGCTCGCCGGCGGCGGCAACCGCGACAGCCGCATCGACTTAATTTTGTCGCTGCTTGAAGCCGAGCGCGCCGCCGAGGCCCGCTCACGCCAGAGCGCCCAGTTGGGCCGCACCATCGAGCAAGCCACCGAGCGGCTGAGCGCCATCTCGACCCGCCAGGCGACCTTGCTGGATCTGCAGCGGCGCTACGAACTGGCGGAGGCGGCCTACAAAGCGATCGTCGCCCAGATGCAGCAGGCCCGCCTGAGCGCCTTCAACGCCTTCCCGGATATCGAAGTGCTCGATAAAGCCTACTCCAACCCGAAAGAAGCCAACCCGAGGACGCTGCTTATCGCCCTGGGCGGGCTGGTCGCCGCCGTCTTCGGCAGCCTGGGACTGATCTTGCGCAAAGAAGCGATCAATCCGCTCCTGGGCCCCAAGGACCTGCAAAGTGTCGAATTGCCGGTGCTCGCGCGCCTGCCCCGCACCAAGGGCTTGTTGCCGTCGGGCGATCCGCCCCGGCTCGAATCGCGGCAGCTCGCCTCCACCGTCAGCCTGATGGATCTGCCCAACCGGCGGCTGATGATCACCAGTTCCACCGCCGGGGAAGGCAAGACGACCCTCACCCTCGGGCTGGCCAACGCCCTGGCGGAAATGGGTTTTCGGGTGCTGCTCGTCGATGCCGATTTTCGCCAGGCGAGCCTCAGCCGTCTGCTGGGCCATGGTCCCCAGGTGGAGGGAACCCAGGCGGAGCCCGTCTCGGTCATTGCCGATCTCGATCTGGTACCGGCGCTCGCCATCGAGGACACCTCGACCGCCTTTTTCGTCCAGGGTGGTTTCGAACGTTACCTCGACGATGTGCAGACGGACGGCTACGACTACGTGCTGGTGGATAGCCCCCCCATCAGCCTGACCAGTGAGGCGGCCTTGATGATCCCGGCGGTGCGCAACGTCTTGTTTGTCGTCCGCCCCGGGGTGAGCGGCCGCGACGCGGTGAGTGAGAGCCTCGATCGCCTCGTCCGCCACAATGCTCGTCTGGTGGGGCTGGTGGTCAACGACGTGACGACCCGCCAGGAGGGCTACCGCTACAGTTACGGGCGCTATGGGCGGCAGAGCCTCGAGGTGGCCCCATGA
- a CDS encoding glycosyltransferase, with amino-acid sequence MLTKTQSRLREVGIYRRVYPLASEAFITEQASSLVRYRPTFILCTQLANAAFPSVALNRRDRWGLRQALFLLTRSPRLFEGRDFGRLDLLHAHFGPDGIYSLPLAEQLAIPLLVTFHGYDITVKRNWLAFRSPLFYQLMLHERQLQRKAAGFIAVSRFIRAKLIAGGYPAERVVQHYIGVDTAKFAPGCERPAERYILCVGRHTEKKGLDTLLAAFARIAHRHPDVSLVQVGTGALTRQLHAQSAALRLAGRVRFLGALPHAEILRWMRGAEIFALPSQTARDGDSEALGIVFNEAAACAVPVVSTRHGGIPEAVLDGQTGFLVPERDSAALAERLETLLADRALARTMGRRAREFACEMFDIRKQAKKLELIYDSLK; translated from the coding sequence ATGCTGACCAAAACCCAGTCCAGGCTCCGCGAAGTGGGTATTTACCGCCGGGTCTACCCGCTCGCCTCCGAAGCGTTCATCACCGAACAGGCCAGCAGCCTGGTGCGCTACCGGCCGACGTTCATTCTGTGCACGCAGCTGGCAAACGCCGCCTTCCCGAGCGTCGCCCTCAACCGGCGCGACCGGTGGGGGCTGCGCCAGGCGCTGTTTTTGCTCACCCGCTCGCCGCGCTTATTTGAAGGCCGCGATTTTGGACGATTGGATCTGCTGCACGCCCACTTCGGACCGGACGGCATCTACAGCCTGCCTCTGGCCGAGCAACTGGCCATTCCGCTGCTGGTGACCTTTCACGGCTACGACATTACCGTGAAGCGCAACTGGCTGGCCTTTCGCAGCCCGCTGTTCTATCAGCTGATGCTGCACGAGCGGCAATTGCAGCGCAAGGCGGCGGGCTTCATCGCCGTCTCCCGCTTTATCAGAGCGAAGTTGATAGCGGGCGGCTACCCGGCGGAGCGTGTCGTCCAGCACTACATCGGGGTGGACACCGCCAAATTTGCCCCCGGCTGCGAGCGGCCCGCCGAGCGCTATATTCTCTGCGTCGGGCGGCACACCGAGAAAAAGGGCCTCGACACGTTGCTTGCCGCCTTCGCCCGCATCGCCCATCGCCACCCCGACGTCTCGCTGGTGCAGGTGGGTACCGGTGCCCTCACCCGCCAGTTGCACGCGCAAAGCGCCGCCCTCAGGCTCGCGGGACGGGTGCGTTTTTTAGGAGCCTTGCCCCACGCCGAAATCTTGCGCTGGATGCGCGGGGCGGAGATCTTTGCTCTGCCCAGCCAGACCGCCCGCGACGGCGACAGCGAAGCGCTCGGCATCGTCTTCAACGAGGCGGCGGCCTGTGCCGTACCGGTGGTCTCCACCCGCCACGGCGGCATCCCCGAAGCGGTCCTGGACGGCCAGACCGGATTTTTGGTCCCCGAGCGCGACAGCGCAGCACTTGCCGAGCGGCTCGAAACCCTGTTGGCCGACCGCGCCCTGGCCCGGACGATGGGGCGCCGTGCCCGCGAGTTCGCCTGCGAGATGTTCGATATTCGCAAACAGGCCAAAAAGCTGGAACTCATCTACGACAGTCTGAAGTAG